A single region of the Undibacterium piscinae genome encodes:
- a CDS encoding TonB-dependent receptor — MPTPTTPIQFAKRCRPSVISLCLLSAFGSICTLAASAAYAQASDAVSASVVINGQRASLRKSIAAQEKADNIVSVISSDDIGGLPDKNAAEALARLPGVSVQRDQGEGRYVTVRGIGADLNAVTINGALVPSPEASRRAVALDILPAGLIRTLEVTKTLRPEQDANSLGGTTEVKTLSAFDIPGKMLTLTGGANYDQNTGKTSPNLGLAWTDRFMDGKLGVAAGISLEKREFGSDNVETGGAWSGSGANAKLGGFELRDYLPVRERRAYGLNLDFRPGQDSAYFLRSFMSDFSDDEVRDRLTISNFSGGAVAEDATASARAERRMRQRKYTQTISSVVLGTEQKSRHWTLGLKAGASKASDDTPEAINDARFRGNSNFAGVGFHNSQVPQLIGPASLYEPASYSLNAITLQQRLSEDGEKHAQFDLARKFDLEHFDSTLKFGAKTSRREKTNDTNQWSYNSSKSSSPNYWGAGSTSLKDFVQEPLDYQLGRIGNGINPALIRARVAGLNRDAARMVLESNLNDYTMHENVDAAYLQNAFDFDAWHVLAGVRMEHTGFDASGSQVSGTKLQAVTRDKAYTDWLPSLHARYELDRHTSLRAAWTNAVVRANFSQLAPGINLVSNTEAVIGNPDLKPLKGANLDLGVERILGSDGSVSAYLFYKDIKDFSYSTNLAGTAPWLGYTSASSYANGDAASVKGIELAYTHTLSMLPAPWNNLLVGVNTTFSSSSANISRYDSAAGKTLSRKISLPGQSDQIVNLMLGYEQGPVSTRLALNYKSAYLLEMGSDILKADQDRIVDAQKQLDFSFAYQINQRVQLVFEASNLNNEKYYVYQGSVPYNAQYEQYGRSYKLSLKASLF; from the coding sequence ATGCCAACGCCAACAACGCCAATACAGTTCGCAAAGCGTTGCCGTCCATCTGTCATCAGCCTGTGCTTGCTGAGCGCCTTTGGCTCAATCTGTACGCTGGCCGCTTCGGCTGCCTATGCTCAAGCCAGCGATGCCGTCAGTGCCAGTGTCGTGATCAATGGCCAGCGCGCCAGTTTGCGCAAGTCTATCGCTGCGCAAGAGAAGGCGGACAATATCGTCAGCGTGATTAGCAGCGATGATATCGGCGGTTTGCCGGACAAGAATGCCGCTGAAGCGCTGGCGCGATTGCCTGGCGTTTCGGTACAGCGCGATCAGGGCGAGGGCCGTTACGTGACGGTGCGCGGTATTGGCGCCGACCTCAATGCGGTGACCATCAATGGCGCGCTGGTGCCATCACCGGAAGCGAGTCGCCGCGCGGTGGCGCTAGATATCCTGCCGGCCGGCCTGATCCGCACGCTGGAAGTGACTAAAACCTTAAGGCCGGAGCAGGACGCTAACTCACTGGGCGGAACTACCGAGGTCAAGACCTTATCGGCCTTCGATATCCCGGGGAAAATGCTGACCCTCACTGGCGGTGCCAATTATGACCAGAATACCGGCAAGACCAGCCCGAATCTGGGCCTGGCATGGACCGATCGTTTCATGGACGGCAAGCTTGGGGTGGCGGCGGGTATTAGCCTCGAAAAGCGTGAATTCGGCTCTGATAATGTGGAGACTGGCGGTGCCTGGAGTGGCTCTGGTGCCAACGCCAAACTGGGCGGTTTTGAATTGCGCGACTACCTGCCGGTGCGTGAGCGGCGAGCGTATGGGCTCAATCTCGATTTTCGTCCGGGTCAGGATAGTGCGTATTTCCTGCGTAGTTTCATGAGTGATTTCAGTGATGATGAAGTACGCGATCGTCTCACCATCAGTAATTTTTCCGGCGGGGCGGTAGCCGAGGACGCCACTGCCAGTGCGCGTGCCGAACGACGCATGCGGCAACGTAAATATACGCAAACTATCAGTTCCGTGGTGCTGGGCACTGAGCAGAAATCCCGTCACTGGACGCTGGGCCTGAAAGCTGGTGCCAGCAAGGCGAGTGACGACACACCGGAAGCGATCAATGATGCGCGCTTCCGCGGCAATAGTAATTTTGCGGGAGTTGGGTTTCACAATAGCCAGGTACCGCAGTTAATCGGGCCGGCTAGTTTGTACGAGCCAGCCAGCTATAGCCTCAATGCGATCACCTTGCAGCAACGTCTATCCGAAGACGGCGAAAAACATGCGCAATTTGATCTGGCTCGCAAATTTGATCTCGAACATTTTGATTCCACGCTGAAATTCGGTGCCAAGACCAGCCGCCGCGAAAAGACCAATGATACCAATCAGTGGTCGTATAACAGCAGCAAAAGTTCGAGTCCCAATTATTGGGGCGCAGGTTCAACTTCGCTCAAAGATTTCGTGCAAGAACCGCTTGATTACCAGTTGGGACGTATCGGCAACGGGATTAATCCAGCCTTGATCCGTGCCCGGGTGGCGGGCTTGAATCGTGATGCGGCCAGGATGGTACTGGAGTCGAACCTGAATGATTACACCATGCATGAAAATGTCGATGCCGCTTATCTGCAGAACGCATTTGATTTTGATGCCTGGCATGTTTTGGCCGGCGTGAGGATGGAGCATACCGGTTTTGACGCCAGCGGCAGTCAGGTGAGCGGAACAAAATTACAGGCTGTCACGCGTGACAAAGCCTATACCGATTGGTTGCCTTCCCTGCACGCACGCTATGAGCTTGATCGCCATACCAGCCTCAGGGCCGCCTGGACCAATGCGGTGGTAAGGGCTAATTTCAGTCAGCTTGCGCCAGGGATTAATCTAGTCAGCAATACCGAGGCGGTGATCGGCAATCCCGACTTAAAGCCATTGAAAGGCGCCAATCTGGATTTGGGTGTGGAGCGCATACTGGGTAGTGACGGCAGCGTGTCAGCCTATCTGTTTTATAAAGACATTAAAGACTTTAGCTATTCGACCAATCTGGCCGGCACAGCGCCATGGCTGGGCTATACCAGCGCAAGTTCCTATGCCAACGGTGACGCGGCAAGCGTGAAGGGAATAGAGCTCGCGTATACGCACACCCTGAGCATGTTGCCGGCACCGTGGAATAATCTGCTGGTAGGCGTCAACACGACGTTCAGTAGTTCCAGTGCCAATATCAGCCGTTATGACAGCGCTGCCGGCAAGACGCTATCACGCAAGATCAGCTTACCAGGTCAGTCAGACCAGATCGTCAATCTGATGCTGGGCTATGAGCAGGGGCCGGTCAGCACCCGTCTGGCACTCAATTACAAATCTGCGTATCTGCTGGAAATGGGTTCTGACATCCTGAAGGCGGATCAGGATCGCATCGTCGATGCGCAAAAACAGCTCGATTTTTCGTTCGCCTATCAAATCAATCAACGCGTTCAGCTGGTCTTTGAGGCGAGTAATCTGAATAACGAAAAATACTATGTGTATCAGGGCAGCGTTCCTTACAACGCCCAGTATGAGCAATACGGACGTAGTTATAAGTTGAGCCTGAAAGCGAGCTTGTTTTAA